The Streptomyces tendae genome has a window encoding:
- a CDS encoding ABC transporter ATP-binding protein, whose amino-acid sequence MTKAISVSGLSKSFGRTRALDGLDLTVGTGEVHGFLGPNGSGKSTTIRVLLGLLRTDSGTARVLGQDPWSDSVSLHRRLAYVPGDVELWPGLTGGEAIDLLARLRGRLDERRRAELLERFDLDPTKKGRAYSKGNRQKVAIVAALASDAELLLLDEPTSGLDPLMEVVFQDVIAEAKAAGRTVLLSSHILAQVEKLADRVSIIRQGRTVQSGTLGELRHLTRTTIEAETERPATGLARLPGVHDLRTVDEATGRVRFTVDGGQVGAAVRELTGLGVRSLISHPPTLEELMLRHYGDELAANGHHAGQDANGEPR is encoded by the coding sequence ATGACGAAGGCCATCTCCGTGTCCGGTCTGAGCAAGTCGTTCGGCCGGACCCGCGCCCTGGACGGACTCGACCTGACCGTCGGGACCGGTGAGGTCCACGGCTTCCTCGGCCCCAACGGGTCCGGCAAGTCGACCACCATCCGCGTGCTGCTCGGTCTGCTGCGCACCGACTCGGGCACCGCCCGGGTACTGGGACAGGACCCGTGGAGCGACTCCGTGTCGCTCCACCGCCGCCTCGCCTACGTCCCCGGCGACGTGGAGCTCTGGCCGGGCCTGACCGGCGGCGAGGCCATCGACCTGCTGGCCCGCCTGCGCGGGCGGCTCGACGAACGGCGCCGCGCCGAACTCCTCGAACGCTTCGACCTCGACCCGACCAAGAAGGGCCGCGCCTACTCCAAGGGCAACCGGCAGAAGGTCGCCATCGTCGCCGCGCTCGCCTCCGACGCCGAACTGCTGCTCCTCGACGAGCCGACCTCGGGACTCGACCCGCTCATGGAGGTGGTCTTCCAGGACGTCATCGCCGAGGCCAAGGCGGCCGGACGGACCGTCCTGCTCTCCAGCCACATCCTGGCCCAGGTGGAGAAGCTCGCCGACCGCGTGAGCATCATCCGGCAGGGACGGACCGTCCAGTCCGGCACGCTCGGCGAACTGCGCCACCTCACCCGCACCACCATCGAGGCGGAGACCGAACGGCCCGCCACCGGCCTCGCCCGGCTGCCCGGCGTCCACGACCTGCGGACCGTCGACGAAGCCACCGGCCGGGTCCGCTTCACCGTGGACGGCGGCCAGGTCGGCGCCGCCGTCCGCGAACTCACCGGACTCGGCGTCCGCAGCCTGATCAGCCACCCGCCCACGCTGGAGGAGCTGATGCTGCGCCACTACG
- a CDS encoding GbsR/MarR family transcriptional regulator: MTEQHGTDRDPAAVSRFVEHFAAQLVEAGLPRMPARVFAALLASDAGVLTSAELSERLTISPAAVSGAVRYLARQHMVSREREPGSRRERYRVHGDQWYEALTNREAVIRRWEGALREGIASLGRDTPAGHRLSETLAFFEFVEKEVEAMMGRWRAHRQDLFGGDGENPPARTGSGA, encoded by the coding sequence ATGACCGAGCAGCACGGGACGGACCGGGACCCGGCGGCCGTCTCGCGGTTCGTGGAGCATTTCGCGGCGCAGCTGGTGGAAGCCGGGCTCCCGCGCATGCCCGCCCGCGTCTTCGCGGCCCTGCTCGCCTCCGACGCCGGCGTCCTGACCTCCGCCGAGCTGAGCGAACGGCTCACGATCTCACCGGCCGCGGTCTCGGGCGCGGTGCGCTACCTGGCGCGCCAGCACATGGTCTCCCGCGAGCGCGAACCGGGCTCCCGCCGGGAGCGCTACCGGGTCCACGGCGACCAGTGGTACGAGGCCCTCACCAATCGAGAGGCCGTCATCAGGCGCTGGGAGGGGGCCCTGCGGGAAGGCATCGCCAGTCTGGGCAGGGACACCCCGGCGGGCCACCGGCTGTCGGAGACGCTGGCCTTCTTCGAGTTCGTGGAGAAGGAGGTCGAGGCGATGATGGGACGCTGGCGCGCCCACCGGCAGGACCTGTTCGGCGGCGACGGGGAGAACCCGCCGGCCCGTACGGGGAGCGGAGCCTGA
- a CDS encoding diacylglycerol kinase family protein, giving the protein MAEVATSGTSSATSDQLLVVIDPVARRADGESVRIAKDVLSAGSAGAKVCLPDGPEEFARALARRGSRRPVVVGDDRALVRTVELLHRHRELAGCALSLVPVGGAVSLARSLGVPSGAVAAARAVLDGAERRMDLLVDDSDGVVLGALRIPPLGGPPRVRDTDGGVTRPWLQTCRSFVRTLAPARPPAAPGSGPTRLLVEVDGVTLVGLHQSVEAVSVVPGVAGTARVEVRPASVGAEASPLSADARTVTVSGAHFRYRADATVSGPVRTRTWEVHEAAWGLTLPA; this is encoded by the coding sequence ATGGCCGAGGTGGCGACTTCCGGGACTTCTTCCGCGACGTCCGATCAGCTTCTGGTGGTCATCGATCCGGTCGCCCGGCGGGCGGACGGCGAGTCGGTCCGTATCGCGAAGGACGTGCTCAGCGCCGGTTCGGCCGGTGCGAAGGTGTGTCTGCCGGACGGTCCGGAGGAGTTCGCCCGGGCACTGGCCCGGCGCGGCTCACGCCGTCCCGTGGTGGTGGGCGACGACCGGGCGCTGGTGCGGACGGTGGAGCTGCTGCACCGGCACCGGGAGCTGGCCGGATGCGCGCTGTCCCTGGTGCCGGTGGGGGGCGCGGTGTCGCTCGCCCGGTCGCTGGGCGTCCCGTCCGGGGCGGTGGCCGCGGCGCGGGCCGTGCTGGACGGGGCGGAGCGCCGGATGGACCTGCTGGTCGACGACAGCGACGGCGTGGTGCTGGGCGCGCTGCGCATCCCGCCGCTCGGCGGTCCGCCCCGGGTGCGGGACACCGACGGCGGGGTGACCCGGCCCTGGCTGCAGACCTGCCGCTCCTTCGTGCGGACGCTGGCGCCCGCCCGGCCCCCCGCCGCACCCGGGTCGGGACCGACGCGGCTGCTGGTGGAGGTGGACGGGGTGACGCTGGTCGGCCTGCACCAGTCGGTGGAGGCGGTCTCGGTGGTCCCCGGTGTCGCGGGCACGGCCCGCGTCGAGGTGCGTCCGGCCTCGGTGGGCGCGGAGGCGTCGCCCCTGTCGGCCGACGCCCGCACGGTCACCGTCTCGGGCGCCCACTTCCGCTACCGGGCGGACGCCACCGTCTCGGGCCCGGTCCGCACTCGCACCTGGGAGGTCCACGAGGCGGCCTGGGGCCTGACGCTGCCGGCGTGA
- a CDS encoding adenylosuccinate synthase: MPALVLLGAQWGDEGKGKATDLLGGSVDYVVRYQGGNNAGHTVVVGDQKYALHLLPSGILSPGCTPVIGNGVVVDPSVLLSELSGLNERGVDTSKLLISGNAHIITPYNVTVDKVTERFLGKRKIGTTGRGIGPTYADKINRVGIRVQDLYDESILTQKVEAALDVKNQMLTKLYNRRAIAVEQVVEELLGYAEKLAPYVSDTVLVLNEALEQDKVVLFEGGQGTLLDIDHGTYPFVTSSNPTAGGACTGAGVGPTKISRVIGILKAYTTRVGAGPFPTELLDEDGEALRRIGGERGVTTGRDRRCGWFDAVIARYATRVNGLTDFFLTKLDVLTGWEQIPVCVAYEIDGRRVEELPYSQSDFHHAKPVYEMLPGWSEDISKAKSFSDLPKNAQAYVKALEEMSGAPISAIGVGPGRDETIQINSFL, encoded by the coding sequence GTGCCCGCACTTGTGCTGCTCGGTGCTCAGTGGGGTGACGAAGGCAAGGGAAAGGCGACGGACCTTCTCGGTGGTTCCGTCGACTATGTGGTGCGCTACCAGGGCGGCAACAACGCCGGCCACACGGTGGTCGTGGGCGATCAGAAGTACGCCCTGCACCTGCTCCCTTCCGGGATTCTCTCCCCCGGCTGCACGCCGGTCATCGGCAACGGTGTCGTCGTCGACCCGTCGGTCCTGCTCTCCGAGCTGAGCGGTCTGAACGAGCGCGGCGTCGACACGTCCAAGCTCCTGATCAGCGGTAACGCCCACATCATCACGCCGTACAACGTGACGGTGGACAAGGTGACCGAGCGGTTCCTCGGCAAGCGCAAGATCGGGACCACCGGCCGGGGCATCGGCCCGACCTACGCCGACAAGATCAACCGGGTCGGCATCCGGGTGCAGGACCTCTACGACGAGTCGATCCTCACCCAGAAGGTCGAAGCCGCCCTCGACGTCAAGAACCAGATGCTCACCAAGCTCTACAACCGGCGCGCGATCGCCGTGGAGCAGGTGGTCGAGGAACTGCTGGGTTACGCGGAGAAGCTGGCCCCGTACGTCTCCGACACCGTGCTGGTGCTGAACGAGGCGCTGGAGCAGGACAAGGTGGTCCTCTTCGAGGGCGGCCAGGGCACCCTGCTCGACATCGACCACGGCACGTACCCCTTCGTCACCTCGTCGAACCCGACCGCGGGCGGCGCCTGCACGGGCGCGGGCGTGGGCCCGACGAAGATCAGCCGGGTCATCGGCATCCTGAAGGCGTACACCACCCGGGTCGGCGCCGGCCCGTTCCCGACGGAGCTGCTCGACGAGGACGGCGAGGCGCTGCGGCGCATCGGCGGCGAGCGCGGTGTCACCACCGGCCGTGACCGGCGCTGCGGCTGGTTCGACGCGGTGATCGCCCGCTACGCCACCCGCGTGAACGGCCTGACGGACTTCTTCCTCACCAAGCTCGACGTCCTCACCGGCTGGGAGCAGATCCCGGTGTGCGTGGCGTACGAGATCGACGGCAGGCGCGTCGAGGAGCTGCCGTACTCGCAGTCCGACTTCCACCACGCGAAGCCGGTCTACGAGATGCTGCCGGGCTGGAGCGAGGACATCAGCAAGGCGAAGTCCTTCTCCGACCTGCCGAAGAACGCCCAGGCGTACGTGAAGGCCCTGGAGGAGATGTCCGGCGCCCCGATCTCCGCGATCGGTGTGGGCCCGGGCCGTGACGAGACGATCCAGATCA